A window from Streptomyces sp. NBC_00299 encodes these proteins:
- a CDS encoding GntR family transcriptional regulator yields the protein MELELSVDRSSPVPLYFQLSQQLEAAIEHGALTPGSLLGNEIELAARLGLSRPTVRQAIQSLVDKGLLVRRRGVGTQVVHSQVKRPLELSSLYDDLESAGQRPATKVIVNTVVPASAEVAAALGVAEGSDVHRIERLRLAHGEPMAYLCNFLPPALIDLDTAQLESTGLYRLMRTAGITLHSARQTIGARAATGAEAERLAEEEGAPLLTMQRVTFDDTGRAVEYGTHTYRPSRYSFEFQLLVRP from the coding sequence GTGGAACTCGAGCTCAGTGTGGACCGGAGCAGTCCGGTGCCTTTGTACTTCCAGCTGTCCCAGCAGCTCGAGGCCGCGATCGAGCACGGAGCGCTCACGCCCGGCAGCCTGCTGGGCAACGAGATCGAACTCGCCGCACGCCTCGGCCTGTCCCGGCCGACCGTCCGTCAGGCCATCCAGTCGCTGGTCGACAAGGGTCTGCTGGTGCGCCGCCGGGGCGTCGGCACACAGGTCGTGCACAGCCAGGTCAAGCGGCCGCTGGAGCTCAGCAGCCTCTACGACGACCTGGAGTCGGCCGGCCAGCGCCCGGCGACGAAGGTGATCGTCAACACCGTCGTCCCGGCGTCCGCCGAGGTCGCCGCCGCGCTCGGGGTGGCCGAGGGCAGCGACGTGCACCGGATCGAGCGGCTGCGGCTGGCGCACGGCGAGCCGATGGCGTACCTGTGCAACTTCCTGCCGCCCGCCCTGATCGACCTGGACACCGCGCAGCTGGAGTCCACCGGCCTGTACCGGCTGATGAGGACCGCCGGCATCACCCTGCACAGCGCCCGCCAGACCATCGGCGCGCGCGCCGCCACCGGCGCCGAAGCCGAACGGCTCGCCGAGGAGGAGGGCGCCCCGCTGCTCACCATGCAGCGTGTGACGTTCGACGACACGGGCCGAGCGGTCGAGTACGGCACCCACACTTATCGCCCGAGCCGTTACTCCTTCGAGTTCCAGCTGCTCGTCCGCCCGTGA
- a CDS encoding DEAD/DEAH box helicase: MSDRLAHGGGTAVAERSGDAVPVRLAAVFLPASLPREGRIAFWDPEGGPLPAEDTELTVVRRHGAGVRRRTTPALSLPLGEALPLLVRARRDPAAHPATACWGAAALHALRLTARGRLLPGLTPTGHDAWRAGPLDPDDIAHLRAVAAALPYEGHAVPLPGPGPLLLPEPEALLRSFLDAVADTLPRTPAAPHTSGKPFAAREAQRLPGAHDWAAEVAAGMDAGVRVSLRLDLSAYDLFDDRDGGVRSAGAAIVQVHSLADPTLVADAAALWSGEADAAFGPRARVDAALAVRRAARVWAPLDRLSEQDVPDVLALSDDELGDLLGVAATRLAAAGVAVHWPRDLAQDLSAAAVVRPAPGSATDGTGFFESEELLQFRWQLAIGGDPLSEAEMDALAEAHRPVVRLRDSWVLVDPALVRKARKRELGLLDPVDALSVALTGSADVDGEPVEAVPVGALAALRDRLTSGVRPAEPPPGLRATLRDYQLRGLAWLDLMTSLGLGGCLADDMGLGKTITVIALHLKRARTAPTLVVCPASLLGNWQREITRFAPGVPVRRFHGPDRTLEGVDGGFVLTTYGTMRSTAPTLAHHTWGMVVADEAQHVKNPYSATAKALRTIPTPARVALTGTPVENNLSELWALLDWTTPGLLGPLKSFRARHARAVENGEDEEAVDRLARLVRPFLLRRKKSDPGIVPELPPKTETDHPVPLTREQAALYEAVVRESMYVIETAEGMARKGLVLKLLTSLKQICDHPALYLKEAEAAASDRLAARSGKLTLLDELLDTVLAEDGSALVFTQYVGMARLIAAHLAARAVPVELLHGGTPVLDRERMVDRFQSGETPVLVLSLKAAGTGLNLTRAGHVVHFDRWWNPAVEEQATDRAYRIGQTQPVQVHRLITEGTVEDRIAEMLESKRALADAILGTGESALTELTARELSDLVSLRRES; encoded by the coding sequence ATGAGCGACAGGCTCGCGCACGGCGGCGGCACCGCGGTGGCCGAGCGGTCCGGCGACGCCGTCCCCGTCCGCCTCGCTGCCGTCTTCCTGCCCGCCTCCCTGCCGCGCGAGGGGCGGATCGCCTTCTGGGACCCGGAGGGTGGCCCGCTGCCCGCCGAGGACACCGAGCTCACCGTCGTACGACGCCATGGCGCCGGAGTGCGCCGCCGGACCACCCCGGCCCTGTCCTTGCCGCTCGGCGAGGCGCTGCCGCTGCTCGTGCGGGCCCGGCGCGACCCGGCCGCCCACCCCGCCACGGCCTGCTGGGGCGCGGCAGCGCTGCATGCGCTGCGGCTCACCGCGCGCGGCCGGTTGCTGCCCGGCCTGACGCCCACCGGCCACGACGCCTGGCGGGCCGGGCCCCTCGACCCGGACGACATCGCACACCTGCGAGCGGTCGCAGCAGCCCTGCCGTACGAAGGCCACGCGGTCCCGCTGCCCGGCCCGGGGCCGCTGCTGCTGCCCGAACCCGAGGCGCTGTTGCGCTCCTTCCTGGACGCCGTCGCGGACACCCTGCCGCGCACTCCCGCCGCGCCGCACACCTCCGGCAAGCCCTTCGCCGCGCGCGAGGCCCAGCGCCTGCCCGGCGCCCACGACTGGGCGGCCGAGGTCGCCGCCGGCATGGACGCGGGCGTGCGGGTATCGCTGCGGCTGGACCTCTCGGCGTACGACCTCTTCGACGACCGGGACGGCGGCGTCCGCAGCGCGGGCGCGGCGATCGTCCAGGTGCACAGCCTCGCCGACCCCACCCTGGTGGCCGACGCGGCCGCCCTGTGGTCGGGGGAGGCGGACGCTGCCTTCGGGCCGCGCGCGCGTGTGGACGCGGCTCTGGCGGTGCGGCGGGCGGCCCGGGTGTGGGCCCCGCTCGACCGGCTGTCCGAGCAGGACGTGCCCGACGTGCTGGCCCTGTCCGACGACGAGTTGGGCGACCTGCTCGGCGTGGCGGCGACCCGCCTCGCGGCGGCCGGAGTGGCGGTCCACTGGCCCCGGGACCTGGCCCAGGACCTGAGCGCCGCCGCGGTCGTACGGCCCGCGCCGGGCTCGGCGACCGACGGCACCGGTTTCTTCGAGAGCGAGGAACTCCTTCAGTTCCGCTGGCAGTTGGCGATCGGCGGCGATCCGCTGAGCGAGGCCGAGATGGACGCGCTCGCCGAGGCGCACCGCCCGGTCGTCAGGCTGCGGGACAGCTGGGTGCTGGTCGACCCGGCCCTGGTGCGCAAGGCCCGCAAGCGCGAACTGGGCCTGCTCGACCCGGTCGACGCGCTGTCCGTCGCCCTCACCGGCAGCGCGGACGTCGACGGCGAGCCGGTCGAGGCGGTACCGGTCGGCGCTCTGGCCGCCCTGCGCGACCGGCTGACGTCGGGGGTGCGCCCGGCCGAACCGCCGCCGGGGCTGCGGGCGACGCTGCGGGACTACCAACTCCGGGGCCTGGCATGGCTGGACCTCATGACGTCCCTCGGACTCGGCGGCTGCCTGGCCGACGACATGGGACTCGGCAAGACGATCACGGTCATCGCCCTGCACCTGAAGCGCGCGCGGACGGCCCCGACCCTGGTCGTCTGCCCGGCCTCGCTGCTGGGCAACTGGCAACGGGAGATCACCCGTTTCGCGCCCGGCGTCCCCGTCCGCCGCTTCCACGGTCCGGACCGCACCCTGGAGGGCGTGGACGGCGGCTTCGTCCTCACGACGTACGGCACGATGCGGTCGACGGCGCCGACGCTGGCCCACCACACCTGGGGCATGGTCGTCGCCGACGAGGCGCAGCACGTGAAGAACCCCTACTCGGCCACGGCGAAGGCCCTGCGCACCATCCCGACACCCGCGCGCGTGGCGTTGACCGGCACGCCGGTCGAGAACAACCTCTCCGAGCTCTGGGCCCTGCTCGACTGGACGACCCCCGGCCTCCTCGGTCCCCTGAAGTCCTTCCGCGCCCGGCACGCACGCGCGGTGGAGAACGGCGAGGACGAGGAGGCCGTGGACCGGCTGGCCCGCCTGGTCCGGCCCTTCCTGCTGCGCCGCAAGAAGTCCGACCCCGGGATCGTCCCGGAGCTGCCGCCCAAGACGGAGACGGACCACCCGGTCCCGCTCACCCGTGAACAGGCGGCGCTCTACGAGGCGGTGGTGCGTGAGTCGATGTACGTCATCGAGACGGCGGAGGGCATGGCGCGCAAGGGCCTGGTCCTGAAGCTGCTGACGTCCCTGAAGCAGATCTGCGACCACCCGGCCCTCTACCTCAAGGAGGCCGAGGCGGCGGCGTCGGACCGTCTGGCCGCCCGCTCCGGCAAGCTGACCCTGCTGGACGAACTGCTGGACACCGTGCTGGCCGAGGACGGCTCGGCGTTGGTGTTCACGCAGTACGTCGGGATGGCCCGGCTGATCGCCGCCCACCTCGCAGCCCGGGCCGTCCCGGTGGAACTGCTCCACGGCGGCACCCCGGTCCTGGACCGCGAGCGCATGGTGGACCGCTTCCAGAGCGGCGAGACGCCGGTCCTGGTCCTCTCCCTGAAGGCGGCGGGCACCGGCCTGAACCTGACCCGCGCGGGCCACGTCGTCCACTTCGACCGCTGGTGGAACCCGGCCGTGGAGGAACAGGCCACCGACCGCGCCTACCGCATCGGCCAGACCCAGCCCGTCCAGGTCCACCGCCTCATCACCGAGGGCACGGTCGAGGACCGCATCGCCGAGATGCTCGAATCCAAGCGCGCCCTGGCCGACGCAATCCTCGGCACCGGCGAATCGGCCCTCACGGAACTGACGGCGCGCGAACTGTCCGACCTCGTGTCCTTGCGGAGGGAGTCATGA
- a CDS encoding dihydrofolate reductase family protein — MGKLVSTLFITLDGVYQAPGGPEEDTRGGFEHGGWSFPYADDDFGQFMNGVFARPAAFLLGRRTYDIFAAFWPKVTDPADPVSSKLNALPKYVPSATLTDPAWSGTTVLSGDLAKEVTAVKERVDGELQVHGSGALVRSLLALGLVDTLHLLTFPVVLGTGHRLFTEGAVPTAFKHSGGSVTSTGVVISSYDLAGRPEYGAFGLPEEA, encoded by the coding sequence ATGGGCAAGCTCGTTTCCACCCTCTTCATCACGCTCGACGGCGTCTACCAGGCGCCCGGTGGCCCGGAGGAGGACACCCGCGGCGGCTTCGAGCACGGCGGCTGGAGCTTTCCGTACGCCGACGACGACTTCGGCCAGTTCATGAACGGCGTCTTCGCCCGCCCGGCCGCCTTCCTCCTCGGACGCCGTACGTACGACATCTTCGCCGCGTTCTGGCCGAAGGTGACCGACCCGGCCGACCCGGTCTCCTCCAAGCTGAACGCCCTGCCGAAGTACGTCCCGTCCGCCACGCTGACCGACCCCGCCTGGTCCGGCACCACCGTGCTGAGCGGCGACCTCGCCAAGGAGGTCACCGCCGTCAAGGAGCGCGTCGACGGCGAGCTCCAGGTCCACGGCAGCGGCGCCCTCGTCAGGTCCCTGCTGGCCCTCGGCCTCGTCGACACCCTCCACCTGCTGACCTTCCCGGTGGTGCTCGGCACGGGCCATCGCCTGTTCACGGAGGGCGCCGTGCCCACCGCCTTCAAGCACAGCGGCGGCAGCGTCACGAGTACCGGTGTCGTCATCAGCTCCTACGACCTGGCGGGTCGCCCCGAGTACGGCGCGTTCGGACTCCCCGAGGAGGCCTGA
- a CDS encoding sensor histidine kinase yields the protein MSTVSGDKQVPAPQAFEGRRWLLPSALIKEFDPDPERPGRPRRTARDWVVDFSCFLLAVIIGLLAADTMQDEDLPAGYAVFDQLVGALSCAAVWLRRRWPVALAAVMVPVALLSSTAGGASLVALFTLAVHRPFRYVAWVAGTYAVLNPLYFLVRPEPDMPYGWSVVLASLLTVAVVGWGMLARSKRQLLLSLRDRARRAENEARLRAEQAQRLAREAIAREMHDVLAHRLTLLSVHAGALEFRPDAPREEIARAASVIRESAHEALQDLREIIGVLRAAEPDDSGRPQPTLAALEALATESREAGMKVTLDQRVTDPAAVPASVGRTAYRIAQEGLTNARKHAPGTEVTVSVTGAPGDGLCVSVRNPAPEGEVPHVPGSGQGLIGLTERATLTGGRLEHGPTGDGGFEVRARLPWG from the coding sequence TTGTCGACCGTGAGTGGTGACAAGCAGGTGCCCGCACCCCAGGCGTTCGAGGGGCGGCGCTGGCTGCTGCCCTCGGCCCTGATCAAGGAGTTCGACCCCGACCCCGAGCGCCCCGGGCGACCCCGGCGCACCGCGCGGGACTGGGTGGTCGACTTCTCCTGCTTCCTGCTGGCCGTCATCATCGGTCTGCTGGCCGCCGACACGATGCAGGACGAGGACCTCCCCGCCGGATACGCCGTCTTCGACCAGCTGGTCGGCGCGCTCTCCTGCGCCGCGGTGTGGCTGCGCCGCCGCTGGCCGGTCGCGCTCGCCGCCGTGATGGTCCCGGTCGCCCTCCTGTCCAGCACCGCGGGCGGCGCGAGCCTGGTCGCTCTGTTCACCCTCGCCGTGCACCGGCCCTTCCGGTACGTGGCCTGGGTCGCCGGGACGTATGCGGTGCTGAACCCGCTGTACTTCCTGGTGCGTCCCGAGCCCGACATGCCGTACGGCTGGTCGGTCGTCCTGGCTTCGCTGCTGACGGTCGCGGTGGTCGGCTGGGGCATGCTCGCGCGGTCCAAGCGCCAGCTCCTGCTGAGCCTGCGCGACCGAGCCCGGCGCGCCGAGAACGAGGCGCGGCTGCGGGCCGAACAGGCGCAGCGGCTCGCCCGTGAGGCCATCGCCCGGGAGATGCACGACGTCCTCGCGCACCGTCTGACGCTGCTCAGCGTGCACGCGGGCGCCCTGGAGTTCCGGCCCGACGCACCCCGCGAGGAGATCGCGCGGGCGGCCAGCGTCATCCGGGAGAGCGCCCACGAGGCCCTCCAGGACCTACGGGAGATCATCGGCGTACTGCGGGCCGCCGAGCCCGACGACTCCGGCCGTCCGCAGCCGACCCTCGCGGCGCTGGAGGCGCTGGCCACCGAGTCCCGCGAGGCCGGCATGAAGGTCACCCTCGACCAGCGCGTCACCGACCCGGCCGCCGTCCCCGCCTCCGTCGGCCGCACCGCCTACCGCATCGCCCAGGAGGGCCTGACCAACGCCCGCAAGCACGCGCCCGGCACGGAGGTCACGGTCTCGGTGACCGGCGCGCCGGGCGACGGCCTGTGCGTCTCGGTGCGCAACCCGGCGCCCGAGGGCGAGGTGCCGCACGTACCCGGCTCCGGACAGGGCCTGATCGGACTGACGGAACGGGCCACGCTGACGGGTGGCCGACTGGAGCACGGGCCCACCGGGGACGGCGGGTTCGAGGTGCGGGCCCGGCTGCCGTGGGGGTGA
- a CDS encoding ROK family glucokinase, with the protein MSTYRDFTAPIGSRRAPVLRTVGPRERRSHLTAPRVPTVGIDIGGTKVMAGVVDADGNILEKLRAETPDKSKSPKVVEDTIVELVLDLSDRHDVHAVGIGAAGWVDAERNRVLFAPHLSWRNEPLRDRLAGRLAVPVLVDNDANAAAWAEWRFGAGRGEDHLVMITLGTGIGGAILEDGQVKRGKYGVAGEFGHMQVVPGGHRCPCGNRGCWEQYSSGNALVREARELAAADSPVAYGIIEHVKGSIGDITGPMITELARDGDAMCIELLQDIGQWLGVGIANLAAALDPSCFVIGGGVSAADDLLIGPARDAFKRHLTGRGYRPEARITRAQLGPEAGMVGAADLARLVARRFRRANRRRVERYERYARFAEARRASQGSA; encoded by the coding sequence ATGAGCACCTACCGCGACTTCACCGCCCCCATCGGCTCCCGGCGAGCCCCCGTGCTGCGCACGGTCGGCCCGCGGGAGCGCCGTTCGCACCTGACCGCACCCCGCGTGCCCACTGTCGGGATCGACATCGGCGGCACCAAGGTGATGGCGGGCGTCGTGGACGCCGACGGGAACATCCTGGAGAAGCTCCGCGCGGAGACCCCGGACAAGTCCAAGAGCCCGAAGGTCGTCGAGGACACCATCGTCGAACTGGTCCTGGACCTGTCCGACCGGCACGACGTGCACGCCGTCGGCATCGGCGCGGCCGGCTGGGTCGACGCCGAACGCAACCGCGTCCTGTTCGCGCCCCACCTGTCCTGGCGCAACGAGCCCCTCAGAGACCGCCTCGCCGGGCGGCTCGCCGTGCCCGTGCTGGTCGACAACGACGCCAACGCCGCCGCCTGGGCCGAGTGGCGCTTCGGCGCCGGCCGGGGCGAGGACCACCTCGTCATGATCACGCTCGGCACCGGCATCGGCGGCGCGATCCTGGAGGACGGTCAGGTCAAGCGCGGCAAGTACGGCGTCGCCGGCGAGTTCGGCCATATGCAGGTCGTGCCCGGCGGCCACCGCTGCCCGTGCGGCAACCGCGGCTGCTGGGAGCAGTACAGCTCCGGCAACGCGCTGGTCAGGGAGGCGCGCGAGCTGGCCGCCGCCGACTCGCCGGTGGCATACGGGATCATCGAGCACGTCAAGGGCAGCATCGGCGACATCACCGGCCCGATGATCACCGAGCTGGCCCGCGACGGCGACGCCATGTGCATCGAGCTGCTGCAGGACATCGGCCAGTGGCTCGGCGTCGGCATCGCCAACCTCGCGGCCGCCCTGGACCCCTCCTGCTTCGTGATCGGCGGCGGTGTGTCGGCCGCGGACGACCTGCTGATCGGCCCCGCGCGGGACGCCTTCAAGCGCCACCTCACCGGCCGCGGCTACCGCCCCGAGGCCCGGATCACCCGCGCCCAGCTCGGCCCCGAGGCCGGCATGGTCGGCGCCGCCGACCTGGCCCGCCTGGTCGCCCGCCGCTTCCGGCGCGCCAACCGGCGCCGGGTCGAGCGGTACGAGCGCTATGCGCGGTTCGCCGAGGCCCGCCGAGCGTCGCAGGGGTCGGCGTGA
- a CDS encoding ribonuclease domain-containing protein — protein MRFPPRITRIGAAAAVLSALLVGGTVTATPAAAAVGSICYSNLPSQAHDTLDLIEQGGPFPYDQDGTVFQNREGILPSRSSGYYHEYTVITPGSSDRGARRIVTGEENQEDYYTADHYESFDLVDYGC, from the coding sequence ATGAGATTCCCCCCACGAATCACTCGCATCGGCGCCGCAGCCGCCGTCCTGTCCGCCCTCCTCGTCGGCGGCACCGTCACTGCCACGCCGGCGGCCGCCGCGGTCGGCAGCATCTGCTACAGCAACCTGCCGTCGCAGGCGCACGACACGCTCGACCTGATCGAGCAGGGTGGTCCCTTCCCCTACGACCAGGACGGCACCGTCTTCCAGAACCGGGAAGGCATCCTGCCGAGCCGGTCGTCCGGCTACTACCACGAGTACACGGTCATCACGCCCGGTTCCTCCGACCGCGGAGCCCGCCGGATCGTCACCGGTGAGGAGAACCAGGAGGACTACTACACGGCCGACCACTACGAGTCGTTCGACTTGGTCGACTACGGCTGCTGA
- a CDS encoding response regulator transcription factor: MTAIRLLLVDDDPLVRAGLSIMLGGADDIEIVGEAADGSEVEALVDRSRPDVVLMDIRMPSVDGLTATERLRSRKDAPQVVLLTTFHADDQVLRALRAGAAGFVLKDTPPAEIVDAVRRVAAGDPVLSPTVTRQLMAHAAGAAAETRRSRARERLTALNDREREVAVSVGRGLSNAEIAAELFMSVATVKTHVSRVLAKLDLNNRVQIALLAYDAGLLAEVEEDGH; encoded by the coding sequence ATGACTGCGATCAGGCTCCTCCTCGTCGACGACGACCCGTTGGTCAGGGCCGGGCTGTCCATCATGCTGGGCGGCGCCGACGACATCGAGATCGTCGGTGAGGCGGCCGACGGCTCCGAGGTCGAGGCGCTGGTCGACCGCTCCCGGCCGGACGTGGTCCTCATGGACATCCGGATGCCGTCGGTCGACGGACTCACCGCCACGGAGCGGCTGCGCAGCAGGAAGGACGCGCCACAGGTCGTGCTGCTGACCACGTTCCACGCCGACGACCAGGTGCTGCGCGCCCTGCGCGCGGGCGCCGCCGGGTTCGTCCTCAAGGACACGCCGCCCGCCGAGATCGTCGACGCGGTGCGCCGGGTCGCGGCCGGCGATCCGGTGCTGTCGCCCACCGTGACACGCCAGTTGATGGCCCACGCGGCCGGCGCCGCCGCCGAAACCCGCCGCTCACGCGCGCGTGAGCGGCTCACCGCCCTCAACGACCGCGAGCGCGAGGTCGCCGTCTCGGTGGGCCGAGGGCTGTCCAACGCCGAGATCGCCGCGGAGCTCTTCATGAGCGTCGCCACCGTCAAGACCCATGTCTCCCGCGTCCTGGCCAAGCTGGACCTCAACAACCGTGTGCAGATCGCCCTGTTGGCGTACGACGCGGGACTTCTGGCGGAAGTGGAGGAGGACGGGCACTAG
- a CDS encoding SDR family oxidoreductase: MTTTHASLTTTDATLHGRVALVTGASRGIGAATALRLAREGADVAVTYVNGKEAAEEVVRAVEALGRRAVALRADSADADEAAGAVERTAQQLGGLDVLVNNAGVGVLGPLEGLSLADVDRVLAVNVRGVFLASQAAAARMSAGGRIITIGSCMVQRVPGPGGTLYATSKSALIGLTRALARELGPRGITANVIHPGPIDTDMNPADGPYARDQAALTALGRFGTADEVASMVAYLAGADYVTGAEFAVDGGHAA; encoded by the coding sequence ATGACAACCACGCATGCATCCCTGACAACCACTGACGCAACCCTGCACGGCAGGGTCGCCCTGGTCACCGGCGCGAGCCGTGGCATCGGCGCCGCCACGGCCCTGCGGCTCGCCCGGGAGGGCGCGGACGTCGCCGTGACCTACGTGAACGGCAAGGAGGCCGCCGAGGAGGTCGTACGGGCCGTCGAGGCGCTGGGGCGGCGGGCCGTGGCCCTGCGGGCGGACTCCGCGGACGCGGACGAGGCGGCGGGCGCCGTGGAGCGCACGGCGCAGCAGCTCGGCGGACTTGACGTGCTGGTGAACAACGCCGGCGTCGGCGTCCTGGGCCCGCTGGAGGGCCTGTCGCTCGCGGACGTGGACCGGGTCCTCGCGGTGAACGTCCGGGGCGTCTTCCTTGCCTCGCAGGCGGCGGCCGCCCGGATGAGTGCCGGGGGCAGGATCATCACGATCGGCTCCTGCATGGTCCAGCGGGTGCCGGGCCCCGGCGGAACGCTCTACGCCACCAGCAAGTCGGCCCTGATCGGCCTGACGAGGGCCCTGGCGCGCGAGCTGGGCCCGCGCGGCATCACGGCGAACGTCATCCACCCGGGTCCCATCGACACCGACATGAACCCGGCCGATGGTCCCTACGCGCGCGACCAGGCTGCGCTGACCGCCCTCGGCCGCTTCGGCACGGCCGACGAGGTGGCGTCGATGGTCGCGTACCTGGCGGGGGCGGACTACGTGACGGGCGCTGAGTTCGCGGTGGACGGCGGCCACGCGGCCTAG
- a CDS encoding sugar kinase → MTMSVPRQADSPDEQQPTEDRRHKIRRRALTLLIIVLLIGVPAGYLVISANQSRDSGKDKEEKYSATGLTEGWPSKVQRRLYQIPVPDPSGKVAYYETNNWRTSRLYVQFQTPDWNFDWFLKTMGVSRAELKPDAITISARDQKVTGWDFKRPGPWYGFVHKQKDPAPTQDVVVNMSDPDNPFVYVVSRTIP, encoded by the coding sequence GTGACCATGTCCGTACCCCGCCAGGCCGACTCCCCGGACGAGCAGCAGCCGACCGAGGACCGTCGCCACAAGATCCGGCGCAGGGCGCTCACCCTGCTCATCATCGTGCTGCTCATCGGCGTGCCGGCCGGTTACCTCGTGATCTCCGCCAACCAGAGCCGCGACAGCGGCAAGGACAAGGAGGAGAAGTACTCGGCGACCGGCCTCACCGAGGGCTGGCCGTCGAAGGTCCAGCGCCGGCTGTACCAGATCCCGGTCCCGGACCCGTCGGGCAAGGTCGCCTACTACGAGACGAACAACTGGCGGACCAGCCGTCTCTACGTCCAGTTCCAGACGCCGGACTGGAACTTCGACTGGTTCCTGAAGACCATGGGCGTCAGCCGGGCCGAGCTGAAGCCGGACGCCATCACCATCAGCGCCCGCGACCAGAAGGTCACCGGCTGGGACTTCAAGCGCCCCGGCCCGTGGTACGGCTTCGTCCACAAGCAGAAGGACCCGGCCCCGACCCAGGACGTCGTCGTGAACATGTCCGACCCGGACAATCCGTTCGTATACGTCGTCTCGCGCACCATCCCTTGA
- a CDS encoding Gfo/Idh/MocA family protein: MRIGVIGTGRIGTIHANTLSRHRDVGSLILTDADGTRALDLARRLGETAAPGVDEIFRWGVDAVVITTATSAHAELIGRAARAGLPVFCEKPIALDLPGTLTAIEEVETAGTVLHMGFQRRFDAGYAGAREAVRSGRLGRLHTVRALTSDQGPPPVAWLPLSGGLYRDTLIHDFDVLRWVTGREIVDVYAAGSDAGPVMFREAGDVDTAAVLLTLDDGTLATATATRLNGAGYDVRMELAGELDQVVVGLDDRTPIASTEPTGPPAADKPWSGFLERFGPAYEAELNAFVEVVRGERANPCDGREALQALRIAEACELSRRERRPVALGEIPGGTPATAM; encoded by the coding sequence ATGCGCATCGGGGTCATCGGTACGGGCCGTATCGGCACCATTCACGCCAACACGCTCAGTCGTCACCGCGACGTCGGCTCCCTGATCCTCACGGACGCGGACGGCACGCGGGCGCTGGATCTGGCGCGCCGGCTCGGCGAGACGGCGGCGCCTGGCGTGGACGAGATCTTCAGGTGGGGCGTGGACGCGGTGGTGATCACGACCGCGACCTCGGCCCACGCCGAACTGATCGGTCGGGCAGCACGGGCGGGGCTTCCGGTCTTCTGCGAGAAGCCCATCGCGCTGGATCTGCCGGGCACCTTGACCGCGATCGAGGAGGTGGAGACGGCCGGGACGGTTCTGCACATGGGCTTCCAGCGCCGCTTCGACGCGGGGTACGCGGGCGCGCGTGAGGCGGTGCGGTCAGGGCGGCTCGGGCGCCTGCACACCGTGCGCGCCCTGACCAGCGACCAGGGGCCCCCGCCGGTCGCCTGGCTGCCGCTGTCCGGCGGGCTGTACCGGGACACGCTGATCCACGACTTCGACGTACTGCGCTGGGTGACCGGGCGCGAGATCGTCGATGTGTACGCCGCCGGCTCGGACGCCGGGCCGGTGATGTTCCGTGAGGCCGGCGACGTCGACACGGCCGCGGTGTTGCTCACGCTCGACGACGGCACGCTCGCCACGGCGACGGCGACGCGGCTGAACGGCGCCGGGTACGACGTGCGCATGGAGTTGGCCGGGGAGCTGGACCAGGTCGTGGTCGGGCTGGACGACCGTACGCCGATCGCGTCGACCGAGCCGACCGGGCCGCCCGCCGCGGACAAGCCGTGGTCCGGGTTCCTGGAGCGGTTCGGTCCCGCGTACGAGGCGGAGCTGAACGCGTTCGTGGAGGTGGTGCGCGGGGAGCGGGCCAACCCCTGCGACGGGCGGGAGGCCTTGCAGGCGCTGCGGATCGCCGAGGCGTGCGAGCTGTCGAGACGCGAGCGAAGACCGGTCGCGCTCGGAGAGATTCCCGGCGGGACCCCGGCGACGGCCATGTGA